From a region of the Castor canadensis chromosome 7, mCasCan1.hap1v2, whole genome shotgun sequence genome:
- the Med18 gene encoding mediator of RNA polymerase II transcription subunit 18 gives MEAPPVTMMPVTGGTINMMEYLLQGSVLDHSLESLIHRLRGLCDNMEPETFLDHEMVFLLKGQQASPFVLRARRSMDRAGAPWHLRYLGQPEMGDKNRHALVRNCVDIATSENLTDFLMEMGFRMDHEFVAKGHLFRKGIMKIMVYKIFRILVPGNTDSTEALSLSYLVELSVVAPGGQDVVSDDMRNFAEQLKPLVHLEKIDPKRLM, from the exons ATGGAGGCACCTCCAGTCACCATGATGCCCGTCACTGGGGGCACCATTAACATGATGGAGTACCTGCTGCAGG gAAGTGTTTTAGATCACAGTTTGGAAAGCCTTATCCACCGCCTTCGTGGTTTATGTGACAACATGGAACCTGAGACTTTCCTTGACCATGAGATGGTATTCCTCCTTAAAGGCCAGCAGGCCAGCCCATTTGTTTTAAGGGCCCGGCGCTCTATGGACAGGGCAGGAGCACCCTGGCATCTGCGCTACCTGGGACAGCCTGAAATGGGAGACAAGAACCGCCATGCTCTCGTGAGAAACTGCGTGGACATTGCCACATCTGAGAACCTCACCGACTTCTTGATGGAAATGGGCTTCCGCATGGACCATGAGTTTGTCGCCAAGGGACACTTGTTCCGTAAAGGCATTATGAAGATTATGGTGTACAAGATTTTCCGAATTCTGGTGCCAGGGAACACAGACAGCACTGAGGCCTTGTCACTGTCCTATTTGGTGGAATTAAGTGTCGTTGCACCAGGCGGACAGGACGTGGTCTCCGACGACATGAGGAACTTTGCTGAGCAGCTGAAACCTCTGGTTCATCTAGAGAAAATAGACCCCAAAAGACTCATGTGA